The Polyangium aurulentum genomic interval CGAGGGCTTGGTGTAACAGCGCGCCATGGTGGCGCTCGACATGATGAGCGAGAAGCAGTTGCGGAACACGAAGCTGCCCACGCCCTCGCGCACGCGGTTCATGTCGCGGAAGGTGAGCAGGTCGTCGACGCTGATCTCGAGCAGCGCCTTCTCCGAGGTGTGCTCCTCGAGCAGGGCCACGATGCGATCGCACGCGCTCGCCACGGCGCGGGCGGCGTCGGGCTGCGACATGCGCCGCGCCGCGAGCGACTCCTCGACGCGCGCGATCTCGCGGTGCACGGCCGAGAGGCCCTCGACGAGGCCGCGCGGGACGTGCCGGGCCGAGAGCTGCCCGTAGCGGGTCTTGCGCCCGCCGCGCTTGCTGCGCAGGCGCCCGAGGTTCTGGCTGAGCTCGCGCACGCGGCGCGACAGGTTCGCCGCGAGCGAGCGATAGAAGCGCGCAGAGAGGTCGGGGTGGGCGGAGAGCAAGGCCTCGAGGTCGGCGTTGTCGATGCGGTCGACCACGGCGTCGCCCTCGGCGACCACGGTGGCGCTCGCGCTGCGCCGCTCGAGGAACGAGATCTCGCCGAGCACCTGCCCCGGGCCGAAATAGCCGACGGTCACGTCGCCTGCGCGGACCGAGATGAAGCCCTCGTGCACCACGAAGATCGCCTCGGGGCTCTGGCCCTCGCGCACGATGACCTCGCCCCGCGACACCCGGCGACGCTGGCTGTTGCGGAGGAGAAGGGCGATGTCCTGCGGCCCGAGGAAACTGAGCTTGTCACTGCGCATGCGCACCTCCGTGCTGGCCGACCGAAGCCCCGCGGAAATCGAACGCCGCGGGGATGCCGGCGAGGCCCTGCTCGATGAGCCTCTCCCAGGCGAACAGGCCGAAGCGATAAAGCGGCTCGCGGCTGCTCGTGACCGAGCGCCGGAGCGCGTTCATGGTTGCGTTCGTCGCGCGGAGCGGTCCGACTGCGAGGCGCCACGGGGTGCGCGGGTAGTCGAGCGCGTCGGCCAGCTCGTCGCCGACGAGATAGCGGGAGACGGCGTAGAGCAGGTCGACGGCCTTTCGCGCGACGGCCTGCTCGGCGGGCGTGCGCGCCG includes:
- a CDS encoding cyclic nucleotide-binding domain-containing protein, whose translation is MRSDKLSFLGPQDIALLLRNSQRRRVSRGEVIVREGQSPEAIFVVHEGFISVRAGDVTVGYFGPGQVLGEISFLERRSASATVVAEGDAVVDRIDNADLEALLSAHPDLSARFYRSLAANLSRRVRELSQNLGRLRSKRGGRKTRYGQLSARHVPRGLVEGLSAVHREIARVEESLAARRMSQPDAARAVASACDRIVALLEEHTSEKALLEISVDDLLTFRDMNRVREGVGSFVFRNCFSLIMSSATMARCYTKPSGTPEDDETSRIIFDGDAEGDGLVGPLVDEWFLGRPICLVRRETEKQMAAEIARRAQARGDEGPLFVTSIASGRGDELLDAMDEAGEGSIVATCIDADPDALRRGNQQADDAGHLPFMTFISAEPLALSDTGAEIDLLPQHLVYALGLFDYMADDDAVTLLDWMHGRLGPGGVATWTNLTASLPDLLLMEHLLEWSVIPRNADAVRALVARSRFGDAVEVRPGTSGWVNVVTCTRR